The following proteins are co-located in the Micromonospora viridifaciens genome:
- a CDS encoding cytochrome P450 family protein, protein MTEHVVRGSDIYTDEFAADPYPTFARLRADQPVCPVSSPRFDQYLITTFDDARAALTDPRLSKDLYGPGQHYLRLFGPNSEGLNKNMLNSDPPEHTRLRRIISQAFAPRRIEALRPRVAQIVDGLLDKIVPQGRAELMHEFAIPLPMMVICELLGIPEADHARVLDWTQVIRTSGSSRRPPEEERAAVQEAQLKLHDYLVDLMQAKRAHPADDIIGALIDSCDRDGALSEAELVTTTFLLLFAGHQTTADFLGNATLALLTHPEQFELLRTTPQLLPSAIEELLRFDGPLPVASPRIATEDVEYQGVCIPRGSVVGVVINSANHDPAHFADPDQLDLRRVRGPHLGFGYGVHYCLGVSLARMEAQIGLSALLRRLPGLRLGVPLAEVRRLPAASPFRGLLELPVTFAASAAS, encoded by the coding sequence ATGACCGAGCACGTCGTACGCGGATCCGACATCTACACCGACGAGTTCGCCGCCGACCCGTATCCCACCTTCGCCCGGCTGCGGGCGGACCAGCCGGTGTGCCCGGTCAGCTCGCCGCGGTTCGACCAGTACCTGATCACCACATTCGACGACGCCCGGGCGGCGCTCACCGACCCCCGGCTGTCCAAGGACCTCTACGGCCCCGGCCAGCACTACCTGCGGCTCTTCGGGCCGAACTCCGAGGGCCTGAACAAGAACATGCTCAACTCCGACCCGCCGGAGCACACCCGGCTGCGGCGGATCATCTCGCAGGCGTTCGCGCCGCGCCGGATCGAGGCGCTGCGGCCGCGGGTGGCGCAGATCGTGGACGGCCTGCTCGACAAGATCGTCCCGCAGGGCCGGGCCGAGCTGATGCACGAGTTCGCCATCCCGCTGCCGATGATGGTGATCTGCGAGCTGCTCGGCATTCCCGAGGCCGACCACGCGCGGGTGCTCGACTGGACCCAGGTGATCCGGACCTCCGGGTCCTCCCGCCGCCCTCCGGAGGAGGAGCGGGCGGCCGTGCAGGAGGCCCAGCTGAAGCTGCACGACTATCTCGTCGACCTGATGCAGGCCAAACGCGCGCACCCGGCCGACGACATCATCGGCGCGCTGATCGACTCCTGCGACCGGGACGGTGCGTTGTCCGAGGCGGAGCTGGTCACCACCACGTTCCTGCTGCTGTTCGCCGGGCACCAGACGACCGCGGACTTCCTCGGCAACGCCACGCTGGCCCTGCTGACCCATCCCGAGCAGTTCGAGCTGCTGCGCACCACGCCGCAGCTGCTGCCGTCGGCGATCGAGGAGCTGCTCCGGTTCGACGGCCCGTTGCCGGTGGCCAGCCCGCGGATCGCCACCGAGGACGTCGAGTACCAGGGAGTGTGCATCCCGCGCGGATCGGTCGTCGGGGTCGTGATCAACTCGGCCAACCACGACCCGGCGCACTTCGCCGACCCCGACCAGCTGGACCTGCGGCGGGTACGCGGTCCGCACCTCGGCTTCGGCTACGGCGTCCACTACTGCCTCGGGGTCTCGTTGGCCCGGATGGAGGCGCAGATCGGCCTCAGTGCGCTGCTGCGCCGGCTGCCCGGCCTGCGGCTCGGGGTCCCGCTCGCCGAGGTGCGCCGGCTGCCGGCGGCGTCGCCGTTCCGGGGCCTGCTGGAGCTACCGGTCACCTTCGCCGCCTCGGCGGCCTCCTAG
- a CDS encoding TcmI family type II polyketide cyclase — protein sequence MVFRNVIVCHMVPGSERTVGDVFGYYDRTTRPQDLGVIGRILLSHEDLYIHVIERKQDPKVSGQTRGLPAFQKIAEAIAPYVTPYPRYWKNPSDSVAKEFYHWEPDGEPATDTTLTLIVGRIKPGAEPDVARIFAESDAGPLPVELGVTGRWLYSIDDVYVHLLEQDASIAEATRHNHDKPAFAKIMEDLSPYISPYRPDTWRGPQDAVAKVFYRWRAED from the coding sequence ATGGTCTTCCGGAACGTGATCGTCTGCCACATGGTCCCCGGCAGTGAGCGCACGGTCGGCGACGTCTTCGGTTACTACGACCGGACCACCCGACCGCAGGATCTCGGTGTCATCGGGCGGATCCTGCTGTCGCACGAGGATCTCTACATCCACGTCATCGAGCGCAAGCAGGACCCGAAGGTGTCGGGCCAGACCCGCGGGCTGCCCGCGTTCCAGAAGATCGCCGAGGCGATCGCCCCGTACGTGACGCCGTACCCGAGGTACTGGAAGAACCCGTCCGACTCGGTGGCCAAGGAGTTCTACCACTGGGAGCCGGACGGCGAGCCGGCCACCGACACCACGCTGACCCTCATCGTCGGGCGGATCAAGCCGGGCGCCGAGCCCGACGTGGCGCGCATCTTCGCCGAGTCCGACGCCGGACCGCTGCCGGTCGAGCTGGGCGTGACCGGGCGCTGGCTGTACTCGATCGACGACGTGTACGTGCACCTGCTGGAACAGGACGCGTCGATCGCCGAGGCCACCCGGCACAACCACGACAAGCCGGCGTTCGCCAAGATCATGGAGGACCTGAGCCCGTACATCAGCCCGTACCGGCCGGACACCTGGCGGGGCCCGCAGGACGCGGTGGCCAAGGTGTTCTACCGCTGGCGAGCCGAGGACTGA
- a CDS encoding acyl-CoA synthetase — MVLLAALSQTPDERPDAIRVGGRSISGTQLWESASAVADRIRGMDRIAVEATPSLETVVGVVGSLLADVTVVPVPPDAGPMERGHILRDSAAETVLAPADVAAEGGDLPVVPVSLRDRSASRHPEPAGDRPALILYTSGTTGLPKGALLSRRAVAACLDGLADAWSWTPDDLLVHGLPLFHVHGLVLGVLGPLRLGGRLDHVGRPRPEGYAAAGGTLLFGVPTVWSRICADPSAARALRGARLLVSGSSALPVAVFDGLHALTGQRVVERYGMTETLITVSARTDRARVAGTVGWPLPGVETRLADEHGAPVPADGDGMGELLVRGPTLFDGYLNRPDADAAVRPGDGWFRTGDIATIAADGRHRIVGRASVDLIKCGGYRIGAGEVEEALLAHPAVREAAVVGTPDRVLGQQVTAYVVADGATEPELIDFVARQLAVHKRPRRVHFLDALPRNALGKVQKSRLG; from the coding sequence ATGGTCCTGCTGGCGGCGCTGTCGCAGACCCCTGACGAGCGCCCGGACGCGATCCGGGTCGGCGGCAGATCGATCTCCGGCACCCAGCTGTGGGAAAGCGCGTCCGCGGTGGCCGACCGCATCCGCGGCATGGACCGGATCGCGGTGGAGGCGACACCGTCGCTGGAGACGGTCGTGGGAGTCGTCGGGTCGCTGCTGGCGGACGTGACCGTGGTGCCCGTGCCGCCCGACGCGGGGCCGATGGAGCGCGGGCACATCCTGCGGGATTCCGCCGCGGAGACGGTGCTGGCCCCGGCCGACGTCGCGGCGGAGGGCGGCGACCTGCCGGTGGTGCCGGTGTCGCTGCGCGACCGCTCGGCCAGCCGCCACCCGGAGCCGGCGGGTGACCGACCCGCGCTGATCCTCTACACCAGCGGGACGACCGGGCTCCCCAAGGGAGCGTTGCTGTCCCGCCGGGCCGTCGCCGCCTGCCTCGACGGTCTCGCGGACGCCTGGTCCTGGACGCCGGACGACCTGCTGGTGCACGGGCTGCCGCTGTTCCACGTCCACGGCCTCGTCCTGGGCGTGCTCGGGCCGCTGCGGCTGGGCGGCCGGCTCGACCACGTCGGGCGCCCCCGACCCGAGGGGTACGCCGCCGCCGGTGGCACCCTGCTGTTCGGGGTGCCGACCGTCTGGTCCCGGATCTGCGCCGACCCGTCCGCCGCCCGGGCGTTGCGGGGCGCCCGGTTGCTGGTGTCCGGCAGCTCGGCGCTGCCGGTGGCGGTGTTCGACGGCCTCCACGCGCTCACCGGGCAGCGGGTGGTGGAGCGCTACGGCATGACCGAGACGCTGATCACGGTGAGCGCCCGGACGGACCGGGCGCGCGTGGCCGGCACGGTGGGCTGGCCCCTGCCCGGGGTGGAGACCCGACTGGCCGACGAGCACGGCGCGCCGGTGCCCGCCGACGGGGACGGGATGGGCGAGCTGCTGGTACGCGGGCCCACCCTCTTCGACGGCTACCTCAACCGGCCGGACGCCGACGCCGCCGTACGGCCGGGCGACGGCTGGTTCCGCACCGGTGACATCGCGACCATCGCGGCGGACGGTCGACACCGGATCGTCGGGCGGGCCTCCGTCGACCTGATCAAGTGCGGTGGCTACCGGATCGGGGCCGGCGAGGTGGAGGAGGCGCTCCTCGCCCACCCGGCGGTACGCGAGGCGGCGGTCGTCGGCACCCCGGACCGCGTGCTTGGGCAGCAGGTCACGGCGTACGTGGTGGCGGACGGGGCCACCGAGCCGGAGTTGATCGACTTCGTGGCGCGGCAGCTCGCCGTCCACAAGCGACCGCGCCGGGTCCACTTCCTCGACGCGTTGCCGCGCAACGCGCTCGGCAAGGTGCAGAAGTCACGGCTGGGCTGA
- a CDS encoding macro domain-containing protein, giving the protein MPVVTPLTIIKGDATTPQAKGRKVIAHLCNDLGGWGKGFVLAISRRWPEPERDYRDWHRHRAGNDFGLGATRLVRVAPDMWVANIVGQRGIRRGSAGPPIRYEAVERCLSALADQVGKLGASVHMPRIGCGLAGGTWDRIEPLITRTLCARGIPVTVYDHD; this is encoded by the coding sequence ATGCCGGTCGTGACGCCGCTGACGATCATCAAAGGCGACGCGACCACCCCACAGGCCAAGGGCCGCAAGGTGATCGCGCACCTCTGCAACGACCTGGGTGGCTGGGGAAAGGGTTTCGTGCTGGCGATTTCCCGGCGTTGGCCGGAGCCGGAGCGGGACTACCGCGACTGGCACCGGCACCGCGCCGGCAACGACTTCGGGCTTGGTGCCACCCGCCTGGTCCGGGTCGCCCCGGACATGTGGGTCGCGAACATTGTCGGCCAGCGCGGCATCCGGCGCGGCAGCGCCGGCCCGCCGATCCGGTACGAGGCGGTCGAGCGCTGCCTGTCCGCACTGGCCGACCAGGTCGGCAAGCTGGGCGCGTCGGTGCACATGCCCCGGATCGGCTGCGGGCTGGCCGGCGGGACCTGGGACCGGATCGAACCGCTGATTACCCGTACGCTCTGCGCCCGGGGCATCCCTGTCACGGTCTACGACCACGACTGA
- the ygiD gene encoding 4,5-DOPA-extradiol-dioxygenase, with protein MSEQTTGTLMPAAFIGHGNPMNALEVNRYTTAWREFGRAVPRPRAILVVSAHWYIGATAVTAMPRPPTIHDFYGFPQQLFDVRYPAPGLPELAEEISDVVHPTWVGADVDSWGIDHGTWSVLTHAFPDADIPVVQLSINAFKPLDYHLDLGARLAPLRERGVLVVASGNVVHNLGGVNPRLTDEGFDWARRFDDAAREIVQDSPTEAARLDGHRDYDLAVPTPDHFIPLLYLAGLAGSDGARPDVLVDGYAYGSLSMTAYTLGLRCHREEPGAGVPSLPRDVPPDSANI; from the coding sequence ATGAGCGAGCAGACGACGGGCACCCTGATGCCGGCGGCGTTCATCGGGCACGGCAACCCGATGAACGCCCTGGAGGTCAACCGCTACACCACCGCCTGGCGGGAGTTCGGCCGGGCGGTGCCCCGGCCACGGGCGATCCTGGTGGTCTCCGCGCACTGGTACATCGGCGCCACCGCCGTCACCGCCATGCCCCGGCCCCCCACCATCCACGACTTCTACGGTTTTCCCCAGCAGCTGTTCGACGTGCGCTATCCCGCGCCGGGGCTGCCCGAGCTGGCCGAGGAGATCAGCGACGTGGTGCACCCCACCTGGGTCGGCGCCGACGTGGACTCGTGGGGCATCGACCACGGCACCTGGTCGGTGCTCACCCACGCCTTTCCCGACGCGGACATTCCCGTGGTCCAGCTGAGCATCAACGCGTTCAAGCCGCTGGACTACCACCTCGACCTCGGCGCCCGGCTCGCGCCGCTACGCGAACGCGGCGTGCTGGTGGTGGCCAGCGGCAACGTGGTGCACAACCTGGGCGGGGTGAACCCCCGCCTGACCGACGAGGGCTTCGACTGGGCGCGGCGCTTCGACGACGCGGCCCGGGAGATCGTGCAGGACAGCCCGACCGAGGCGGCCCGTCTCGACGGGCACCGCGACTACGACCTGGCCGTACCGACCCCGGACCACTTCATCCCGCTGCTCTACCTGGCCGGGCTGGCCGGATCCGACGGGGCCCGCCCCGACGTGCTGGTCGACGGGTACGCGTACGGGTCGCTGTCGATGACGGCGTACACGCTCGGGCTCCGCTGCCACCGGGAGGAGCCGGGCGCCGGCGTGCCCTCGCTGCCGCGGGACGTGCCGCCGGACTCGGCCAACATCTGA
- a CDS encoding TOBE domain-containing protein, which translates to MAVFRIGEAAELLGVSADTVRRWIDAGRLPATRDEHGHRVVDGVDLAAFVRAPGHPELSSARNRLRGIVTAVVKDTVMAQVDIQAGPFRIVSLMSREAVDDLDLQVGSVAVAVIKSTTVVVERAPAPKGRTGP; encoded by the coding sequence GTGGCGGTGTTCCGGATCGGCGAGGCGGCCGAGTTGCTCGGGGTCAGCGCGGACACGGTCCGCCGCTGGATCGACGCGGGCCGACTGCCGGCGACCCGCGACGAGCACGGCCACCGGGTCGTCGACGGGGTCGACCTGGCGGCGTTCGTCCGCGCGCCCGGGCACCCGGAGCTGTCGTCCGCCCGCAACCGCCTGCGCGGCATCGTCACCGCCGTGGTGAAGGACACCGTGATGGCCCAGGTCGACATCCAGGCCGGGCCGTTCCGGATCGTGTCGCTCATGAGCCGCGAGGCCGTCGACGACCTCGATCTCCAGGTCGGCTCGGTGGCCGTCGCCGTGATCAAGTCGACCACCGTCGTGGTGGAACGCGCCCCCGCGCCCAAGGGAAGGACCGGCCCGTGA